Part of the Salmo trutta chromosome 5, fSalTru1.1, whole genome shotgun sequence genome is shown below.
ttggtacaggaacaatggtggacattttgaagcaagtggggacagaagactgggatagagagagattgaatatgtctgtaaacacttcaGCCAGCCAGCTAAGGATGCattctgggccggcagccttgcgagagctaacatgcttaaatgtcttactcacgtcggccactgAGAACGAGAGTTCACAGTCCTCTGGAGCGGCCCGTGTCAGCGGCACTGCCTTATCCTCAAAGTGGacaaaggtgtttagcttgtcctaGAGCAAGACGTCTTTGtccgcgatgtggctggttttccctttacaAACCgagattgtctggagtccctgccacatacgtgtCATGtctgtgtctgagctgttgaattgcgactccgctttgtctctgtactgacgttttgcctgttgtATTGCCTTACGGAGAGCATAACTGGACTGTTTGTATTCAATCATACTGTATTATTATAATTTGAAAAATTGCTTTTATGtgtttttttataataaaaaaacatACTTTATTTGAAAGAGCTATTTTTCCAGTAGAAAAGCAATATTCCAATTATATTAATACAGTAatatagagacacacagaggatgACATTTGTGCCATCTAATGTGGAGACCTGCCTACTGAAATGTTCTTGTTGGTAAATTACGTGATAAATGAGGTGTTTAGAGAAGGCTTTGAAGACTTTATTTCAATATCCCCACACTTGAGTCCACACTGTGCCTTTAAGAGAGATTTATATTGCACTGAGGGAGAAATGCATGAAGACttctaagtgaaagtgaaagtgtcCAGCTCCCCATTTCTTGTAAATGCCACCGTTACAAATAATTCATCTGTGCAGATGAACAGCCAGACCCTTTGGTATAGTCTGCTTTCCTTACACTGGGTGATTACACTGTTCTCCACTGTCGACAGCAAAAAATTCAAGAATTAAGGTAGGAACACTCCATGTCAAGACACTTTCTGCAATATTATGTAACAACGTGTTAATACAATCTGTTGCTTGTGTTATTACAACGTTACTGACTAAGTCGCTATGGATAAGTGTCAGCTAGCTAatagactaaaatgtaaatgtactacaaAGGTAAAAGGGTTAAAGCAATGTAAATTGATACCTAACATTATTAGCCTATATgatcaaattgtgtgtgtgtgtgtagttatggCGTCTCTCAGCATGACAGAAGACCAGCTGCGCTGTTCCATCTGCCTGGATCTCTTCGTCCACCCTGTCTCCACTCCATGTGGACACAACTTCTGCAAATGTATGCCACGTTTTATGGATCTTAAATTTGTATTAAGTTTCAAACAGTAAATTGTATCTATTTTTGTCTGCCACTGATGTACATAAAAATTGTCCCTAAGTGATTAATAAAGTTCCTACCTATCTATTTATCCATCAAAGCTTGTATCTCTGACTACTGGGATATCAGGGAAGCCATCTGCCCTCTGTGTAAGGAGACGTTCAAGAAACGTCCCGACCTCCACGTCAACACGTTCATTAACGAGATAATCAACCAGTTCAAATCGGCACAGGAGGACATTTCGCCACACACCATTTTGCCATTGAGAGAGGTACGTGGTGTGGGACAGCTGAGTAAAATTGAAACCTAGGAGATTTTTGTTCTTGATCATGTGGcctgactaggaaaaactccaggccctgtTTAGAACTCATAACCAGGGCCCAGAGTTTTACCTGGTATGGTCAATTAAACAATTGTCCATCAACATTGTGATTATGGTTCAAATCAACCCATTCCCCCCTATAGCCAGAACAGGGGGACACTACAGATGGAAGAGTGAACAGGAAGATCCAGGCCAGACTGAAGAAGGTGGAGGAGATCAAAAACTCAGTGGAGATCAGCAGAGTGAGTTCTGGATCGTTTTCATAGAGAGTCTTAGAAGTGCTGatgtaggatcagttttgccttttacaTCATAATGTATATGATTATTATGGACGGGGaatactgatcctagatcagcaccctgactctgagatgctttatgaatacaggccctgataaGCATCGGACTGTTGTTCTCATCTATGTAGGGTACGGGTCTTCTGCAGTTGTAGTAATTCAATTTAATTAATTTACTTTCATCATCATAGCTGCATTTTTTGAATTAAAACTGATCAATAGTTCTGGGCCACACAGTCTGAATGGTCTGATTGTGTGCTTTATTCCCTCATAAAGTAACACCTGTGACCCAGATTCACAATAGGTAATTTTTTACAGTACATTAATTCGTCTGAATCTAGTTCACTTCATTCCACAGGCTAGTTCACAGAAAGACATAGAGGAAAGTGAGCAGGTCTTCACTGCGCTGTTGCGCTCCATTGAGAGGAGCCAGGCTGACATTGTCGGTGAGATCCAGGAGAAACAGAGAGCTGTGGAGAAACAAGCTGATTGGCTCATCAAGGAGCTGGAACAGGAAGTAGCAGATCTAGAGAGTGGAAATAATAAACATGGGGAACTTTGTTCCACCCCACAACAGGTAGGTGTGCTACTGCTTCTCTCTGTGGTCGATTTGAATGTTGTcgactacagggttagggttagagttagggttgagacgggatgtggacatgaagctagggttattatggttagggttgaagctacggttaggattaggtttagcGTTAAGACGGGATGTGCACATGAAGCCAGGGTTAGGATTAATTCAGGTCAGTTCTTAGTAAAACTCAACTCAGCTGACTCTATCCAGTATAGCCAGACGAGGGCCACCCCTCTGAGTCAggtttctctctcttctgctctggTCTGGGTTACtgttaagcactttgtgacaatgTTTATGCAAATAATGCAtaaaatacatttagttgatttacATTCTGTTCTGAAGTCTGTCCTTAGTAAAACTCGATCCCAACTGTCCTCtgctgtagatctgttctacaGCAGAtcggtcttccctgtggctcagttggtagagcatggtgtttgcaacgccagcctggtgtttacaacgccagggttgtgggtttgattcccacggggggccagtatgaaaaaaaaatatgaaaaaaaatgtatgaaatgaaaatgtatgcattcacttctgtaagttgctctggaaaagagcgtctgctaaatgactaaaatgtaaatgtaaaaatgttcttAGATCAGTCCTTAGTAAAACTTGATCTGAACTGTCCTGTGCTGTAGATCTGTTCTGAGATCAGTGCTAGCGGTGGTGGAAAAACCATCTGGGGAATTGTGTCCCAACTGGAGGATACCTTCAGAGAGGAGATTAAGAAAGTCATGGATAAAGGTTACCATTCTTTATTTATCTATAATGATACATTTTATAAAAGTTTACAAATACTGTAGAATCatgacccactgggcacaaacgtcAATTCCACATTTCTTCAACGCAATTTTGTTGaattgacgtggaaacaacgttgattcaaccagtgttttACACATTTACAGTCATTTTTTATTTGGACCCATTCGATTTTTCTATAATTAAATTCGATTAAATCTTCATCATGAACAATGACATTCTCAATTGTGAGTTTTTTTCTTTTCATTCAGGGTTGAAATTGCTGAAGACTAATGCAGGTAAAACGTGCTACAATTTGCAATGCACATATTCACATGTTCATCTCTCGTTTCTCAATCTCTTAACCCACCATTGAATTATTTACCACACCatttaattcattattttacattttactgTCATTTATCCATTCTTATTTTCATCCTAACTATAGCCTGGTCAGGTGACAGCACAGGGTGGTCTTGGAAAACTCCTGTCCCTAATTACAACTAacagaatggatggatggattaaataatggatggatgaatgaaagGATTAATGTATGATGAATGTATGGATGAATGGATAGATGGATAAATGAATGTATTAATTAATGGATGAATGGCTGAATGAATTAATGCATGGGTGAATTAATGAATGGATGGATGTATTAATTAATTGATTAATGGATGAATTATATATCTACTTTGTTGTTATTTTCCGATAGTGAACGTGATTCTGGACCCCGACACAGCTCATCCTTTCCTGGTTCTGTCTGAGGATGGGAAACAGGCCAGACACGTCAACGATTGGAGGATCCTGCCTTTCAACCCCAAGAGGTTCAATACCAGTATCAGCGTCCTTGGGAGGACAGGGTTCTCCTCCAGGAGATTCTACTTCGAGGTGAGATACAGTACAATAAAGAAGAGCCAAACGGATGTATCGGTTGACTGACATTATCGGTGGATATTTGACTTtttgggctttcagatatctacctTTTCGGTCTATATATCACCATATTAGACTGGACAAAAAATCACACTAATCCTTTCAGATCATTGTTTCTAAGGTAAGAAATCAGCCCTCAGAGTATCATTGTAGGGTTGTTTCAGTTTTGCGGGTATATTAGAGGGAAgttgtacttactatgactgtaaGATGTTCTCGTACCTAGTGATGaacgcactaactgtaagtcgctctggataagagcatctgctgaatgacaaaaatataactataaatgtatctatttttttttacttgaattTGAACTTAAAGGTGCAGGTCTCTGGGAAGACTGACTGGGGCCTAGGAGTGGCCAGGGAGTCCATCGACAGGAAGGGGAAGACACTCCCGACCCCTGCAATTGGCTACTGGACCTTGTGGCTGACCAATACGCATGAGTACAAGGCTGCAGATGATTCTggctccaccctcctctccctgagAGAGAAGCCCCAGAAGGTGGGGGTGTTTGTCGATCACAAGGAAGGGTTGGTGTCTTTTTACGACTCAGAAGCCAAGGCTCATATCTATTCCTTCACTGGGTGCTCCTTCAATGAGAAACTTTTCCCTTTCCTGAACTCTAGTGTCAATGACAATGATAAAAACTCTGCCCCATTTGTCATTCTGCCTGTCAGTCATAGAGGCTGACAGGCTGATTGGTTAGAAATCAAGATGGGATGGGCCACATGTCATTTGATTGGTTCTGGTGTGTTGAGAACTGATTCTTGACATAGCCAAGAGAAGTGTGGCTGCTGCAAACCATCATCAGTACGGTGACAAGGCTAAACATATTCATGCTATCTTCATCACTGGGTGAGTCAATGCCAGTGGAAAGTTGATTTAGAATCCTGCTGTAGCCTATAATACATTTCCTCCTAATGTTGTACAATCCATCTCGTTTCTTTTTATTAGCCCTGGGCCAGGTCAAGGCCAGGTCGTTTTTAATTCATCTGTTTGACAGTGTCAGAGTAGCCACTCATTTCGTTCATTTGTGTagtaatataaaaaaatattctgatAATGTCTCCTGTCCTGTAGGCTTAAATgacatagaattgcatgaaatgcgtttataaaaggCCACATTGTTTTAAGACCCTGCAAAAAAAAATCCCCATGTGTGTCAATCCTAAAAACGCTTCTGCTGAACTGTTTGCCAGTATGCAACTGTAATGATATATGCTATATTATAAAGAGTATTTTATGATTCTTGAACTCTGCCCCATTTGTCATTCTGCCTGTCAGTCAGAGGCTGACAGGCTAATTGGTTAAAAATCAAGATGGAATGGGCCACATGTCATTTGATTGATTCTGGTCTGTTGAGAACTGCAGTTATTGATGATAGTACTGATTATTTGTCCAATAATCAATCTGCCTATGTGTTGAACTTGGTGTAAACTGTCTGTGATTTAGATAATATCAATAACATGACTAATAACATTTCAATAACATGATAATAAGAGGACAATAACATGAAGAATGTTGATTTAGTTGATATAGTATGTTCAAAAATTATTAGATGAGTGATTACAGCTATTACAGTGTATTTTCAATCACAAATAGCATGAATTAATTTGTATTAGTTTGTTATAAGCCTAGTGAAGGACTCAGTATGCATTGTTATCCTTTTTAAGAGTTGGACAAAAATCGAACAATAAAGCTTTCTTTCTGAGCTGGATTTCTTCTACATTTTCCATTAAGAAAATACATGAATCTCTCTTCATTCTCTTCATCCACTCATCTCCTCCGTCCTTctatcttctcctccctccttctatcCACCTCAGTCAGAATCAGTCTTTTTTCTTCCATCGCAGGGTGACAGAGTCGGATATCTCTCGCTGTCTCAGTTCATCTTGTAGCTAAGAGATATAGACACACAAGGATAGTCATTTAGATCTGACTATctaaatgtatgcacgcatgactaagtcgtTTGGATAAAAGCGTATGCTAAACTGCGTATATCAggaatcatcaactagattccgCCGCAGGCTTATTTTTTTCTGAAGCGGATGGTCATTGGGGTGGAacatacactacctttcaaaagtttggggtcacttagaaatgtgcttctttttgaaagaaaagcaaattttttgtccagtaaataacatcaaattgatcagaaatacagtgtagacattgttaatggtgTAAATGacttgtagctggaaaaggctgattttttttatggaatatctacgtaggcgtacagaaggccagcatcccggagtcgcctcttcactgttgatgttgagactggtgttttgcgggtactatttaatgaagctgccagttgaggacttgtgaggcgtctgtttctcaaactagacactctaatgtacttgtcctcttgctcagttgtgcaccggggcctcccacttctctttctattctggttagagccagtttgtactgttctgtgaagggagtagtacacagcgttgtacgagatcttcagtttcgtggcaatttcttgcatggaatagccttcatttctcagaacaagaatagactgacgagtttcagaagaaagttctttgtttctggccattttgagcctgtaatcaaacccacaactgctgatgctccagatactcaactagtctaaagaagacccgttttattgcttctttaatcagaataacagttttcagctgtgctaacataattgcaaaagggttttctaattttcaattagccttttaaaattataaacttggattagttaacacaacgtgccattggaacacaggagtgatggttgctgataatgggcctctgtacgcctatgtagatattccattaaaaaacattaacaatgtctacactgtatttctgattaacttgatgtaattttaatggacaacaaatgtgcttttctttaaaaaaacaaggatatttctaagtgaccccaaacttttgagcggtagtgtagttacaaatcatttgtagactgaaaATTCACTGCAAGAAGACCCAAACAGATATCATATTTGGAGCTGAtatgctggtgtttttacagtattttatgtccaaAAATTAATAATAAAAGGTTAAACaaattgctcagaaaacttggggggccgaATATAATCacccagttggggaaccctggcatATATTATTCATATACATTATATATGTTATTACCAGGAATAACTCCTAACTAACTAGGGCCTTTGTTTCCTTGTCTGTTAATAAGGTAAGGGAAAATTGTTCGGTTAACAGGTGAGGTAGAATGACTCACCTTTTTCAAGACCAGTTCGGTGATGTTAGAATCTGTTAACGCTGTTGTCGAGGTGAATTTCACCTGCACTCCAGCATatcctccaacacacacacgcacacttagtACATCCTCCGTCTTTAAAATCTTTCCATGCTCTCATTATTACTCTAATATTtgagtacacaaacacacatttcacTCACCTGTGTAGTAGCAGACAAAAGACTGGATGAGTGCAGATAATATCGTTCCATAGTCCATTGTTAGTGATGCATACTTCAACACTACCCTCAGACGTTCCTTGGAAATTATAAGGCTCTCCCTCGACCCAGTATCTGAAGGAGTCGCTCTGGTCTGACCACTTCCAGGAGTCTCTGAACAGGCCGATCCATACGCTGCTACCATTGGCCAATCTCTGtacctgtaacggctgtcgtaggagagagaggaccaaggcgcaacgggttgcatgttcatcatatATTTATTATGAACacgagaaaaacaagaaaaactgagaacgacagaccgacagtttcacaggttaaataataacagcagtgcaaaatacaactacccacaaatccccaggtgaaaacaagcatctaatatatgactcccaatcaggaacaacaatgtacagc
Proteins encoded:
- the LOC115194571 gene encoding E3 ubiquitin-protein ligase TRIM39, encoding MASLSMTEDQLRCSICLDLFVHPVSTPCGHNFCKSCISDYWDIREAICPLCKETFKKRPDLHVNTFINEIINQFKSAQEDISPHTILPLREPEQGDTTDGRVNRKIQARLKKVEEIKNSVEISRASSQKDIEESEQVFTALLRSIERSQADIVGEIQEKQRAVEKQADWLIKELEQEVADLESGNNKHGELCSTPQQICSEISASGGGKTIWGIVSQLEDTFREEIKKVMDKGLKLLKTNAVNVILDPDTAHPFLVLSEDGKQARHVNDWRILPFNPKRFNTSISVLGRTGFSSRRFYFEVQVSGKTDWGLGVARESIDRKGKTLPTPAIGYWTLWLTNTHEYKAADDSGSTLLSLREKPQKVGVFVDHKEGLVSFYDSEAKAHIYSFTGCSFNEKLFPFLNSSVNDNDKNSAPFVILPVSHRG